The segment TATCAAATTCTTAAGCAATATAATAGAACCTTGAATCTTAGCTTCAATCTCCATCTCCATCACTTGCTCTGTGTTGAATCTTCTCAAGAAAGGCAAAAGCTTTGTTTTACAACTGATGCACCTAACAACCCTTCCTTTGTCATTCCTCTGGCATTGATGAAACATATTGGATGCAATCTCATTCCCCTGCCATATAGTTTAATTCAAAACAAGGATATTATTCGAGACGAATAAATTAAATGATCACTTTTTAAGTCTAAGCATTGAGAATGTTATagatttttttacattttcaaCCTTCCGACACTTGTCTCTTCTGTGGCTTTCACTTAGAGTTTTctcttgtttttgtttctcACTTTCAACCTTTTCTCTGATGTTTTTGCCacgcttcttcttttttgtacCTGTATtgagttcttcttcttcaggcAAGAGAGCAATTTCATTTTTAGTAGCTGTATTGAGTATTTTTTCGTCATTCGAAGCAGCAATTTCTTGCAGGTCATCCTTATCAGTTACAACATTTTCTCTTGTATTGTTGCGACCTTTCCCCTTCTTTTTCATAGCTGTATtgagttcttcttcttcttcttttttctcacattcaaaattttctcttCCACGCTTCCTTCTTGCATTGCAGTGTTGTTCATTAACTAACTTGTCAACAACTCTGTTCGAGTTCCGAGCTGATTTTTGCTCTATTTTATGGCGATCAGGCTTACTCAGTTTTTCTACAGACTTTTCGACATCATCTACAGCATTTTGTTTCACATTCTTTCTACAGCGACCGCTCATTTTCACCTCTTAATCTACTTTCGCTTTTCCCCTATACTCTTTCTCTTTTGCCAAAATCCAAAAGGTAGGGTTTTAAAGGAAGGAGAGTGAAGAAATTGTACGAACCAAACAATGACGAGACTTTACGAGCACTGTTTTCTGGGTACTATAATTTCCTCCCACGAAAAGCTTAAAACACTACTTTAATTTTCggaaaaggacaaatatacgTATGAATGtaaatagagaaaattaaatgaaaggtgtcaaataagtatttggtttggttttcgGTGACCAAAAGTTGgtcaaatcatttttaaaatgtaattaagtaaatttgagatcaaattaatatttctcaaactttctaatcttttataaaatataaataagtacttcatttttttaattttacaattCTATCCaaaccattttaaaaaaaaaaaataataagtatctcttcttctctcaatgttctctcttctcttctcttctcttcttcttcctctttagAAAATCTGAAAATCCGactatcaaaacaaatattctcCCCCATTATCTTATCTTTCTTGTC is part of the Solanum pennellii chromosome 8, SPENNV200 genome and harbors:
- the LOC107028610 gene encoding ABC transporter F family member 4-like isoform X2, yielding MSGRCRKNVKQNAVDDVEKSVEKLSKPDRHKIEQKSARNSNRVVDKLVNEQHCNARRKRGRENFECEKKEEEEELNTAMKKKGKGRNNTRENVVTDKDDLQEIAASNDEKILNTATKNEIALLPEEEELNTGTKKKKRGKNIREKVESEKQKQEKTLSESHRRDKCRKGNEIASNMFHQCQRNDKGRVVRCISCKTKLLPFLRRFNTEQVMEMEIEAKIQGVPVSELMLPKAKCRRSEHIHWLKLTSTNFLWDTWKVGLIVLVDPRFCS
- the LOC107028610 gene encoding ABC transporter F family member 4-like isoform X1, with the translated sequence MSGRCRKNVKQNAVDDVEKSVEKLSKPDRHKIEQKSARNSNRVVDKLVNEQHCNARRKRGRENFECEKKEEEEELNTAMKKKGKGRNNTRENVVTDKDDLQEIAASNDEKILNTATKNEIALLPEEEELNTGTKKKKRGKNIREKVESEKQKQEKTLSESHRRDKCRKVENGNEIASNMFHQCQRNDKGRVVRCISCKTKLLPFLRRFNTEQVMEMEIEAKIQGVPVSELMLPKAKCRRSEHIHWLKLTSTNFLWDTWKVGLIVLVDPRFCS
- the LOC107028610 gene encoding ABC transporter F family member 4-like isoform X3, which codes for MSGRCRKNVKQNAVDDVEKSVEKLSKPDRHKIEQKSARNSNRVVDKLVNEQHCNARRKRGRENFECEKKEEEEELNTAMKKKGKGRNNTRENVVTDKDDLQEIAASNDEKILNTATKNEIALLPEEEELNTGTKKKKRGKNIREKVESEKQKQEKTLSESHRRDKCRKVENGNEIASNMFHQCQRNDKGRVVRCISCKTKLLPFLRRFNTEQVMEMEIEAKIQG